From the Pelorhabdus rhamnosifermentans genome, one window contains:
- the gvpA gene encoding gas vesicle structural protein GvpA: protein MAVRTAMASSSLVEVVDRILDKGIVIDAWARVSLVGIELLAIEARVVIASVETFLKYAEAIGLTVDVDSHHQHDECAF from the coding sequence ATGGCAGTTAGAACAGCAATGGCATCCTCCAGCCTGGTTGAAGTCGTTGACCGCATCCTGGATAAAGGAATCGTGATAGACGCATGGGCTCGTGTTTCACTTGTTGGGATTGAACTATTAGCTATTGAGGCGCGGGTAGTAATTGCTTCCGTAGAAACCTTCCTCAAATATGCTGAAGCAATCGGTCTTACCGTAGATGTTGACTCCCACCACCAGCATGATGAATGTGCTTTTTAA